In Diabrotica undecimpunctata isolate CICGRU chromosome 4, icDiaUnde3, whole genome shotgun sequence, a single genomic region encodes these proteins:
- the LOC140440320 gene encoding uncharacterized protein: MPTLNKILSEVNNRPDLPNMCRSLLYKFLKQINFKYLKRSRTSILIERDDIVRWRRNYLTSIKRYRSEGRPIYYLDETWVNEGHTKDKVWVDCAIKNPRQAFVEGLSTGLRNPPGKGKRLIVLHVGSELGFVNEGVLLFEGRKTEDYHEEMNASVFENWFNSILQKLPKNAIIVMDNASYHSRKVEKIPTTSSTKKYMQEWLQIKNIPFDMEMVRSELLHLVRVNKDKYNMYVTDEMGKTNGQIVLRLPPYHCELNPIEKIWAQVKNEVALKNTTFKLKEVKKLLLQALENVTTTHWQNCVNHILKVEEKMCKLDGIMDSVIEPLIIPIGNDSNTSSSEDE; the protein is encoded by the exons atgcctacattaaataaaattttaagtgaagtaaacaaccgcccagatcttccaaatatgtgtcgttcattattatataaattcttgaagcaaatcaattttaa GTACTTGAAGAGAAGTCGAACCAGTATTCTAATTGAACGTGATGATATTGTCAGATGGAGGCGTAATTACCTAACTTCTATAAAAAGGTACAGAAGTGAAGGTAGGCCCATTTATTACCTTGACGAAACATGGGTAAATGAAGGTCACACCAAAGATAAAGTGTGGGTGGACTGTGCCATAAAAAACCCTAGACAGGCATTCGTTGAGGGGCTGTCTACTGGTTTGAGAAACCCACCGGGGAAAGGAAAACGCCTCATAGTTTTACATGTTGGATCAGAGTTAGGATTTGTTAATGAAGGGGTTTTACTTTTTGAGGGAAGAAAGACAGAGGATTACCATGAAGAAATGAATGCATCTGTTTTTGAAAATTGGTTTAATAGTATCTtgcaaaaattaccaaaaaacgctatcattgtaatggataatgcatcATATCACAGccgaaaagtagaaaaaattccgacaacatcatcaacaaagaaatatatgcaagaatggttacaaataaaaaacattcctTTTGATATGGAGATGGTTAGGTCAGAACTTTTACATCTTGTACGTGTAAATAAAGATAAGTATAATATGTATGTAACTGATGAGATGGGTAAAACAAATGGTCAAATTGTACTGCGGCTGCCTCCATATCATTGCGAGTTGAATCCCATTGAGAAAATTTGGGCCCAGGTGAAAAATGAAGTGGCACTTAAAAACACGACATTTAAacttaaagaagtaaaaaaacttCTGTTACAAGCTCTCGAGAATGTAACCACAACACATTGGCAAAATTGTGTTAATCACATTCTCAAAGTGGAGGAAAAAATGTGTAAATTAGATGGCATCATGGATAGTGTAATAGAGCCGTTAATAATTCCAATTGGCAATGACAGTAACACAAGTTCTTCAGAAGATGAATAA
- the exd gene encoding homeobox protein extradenticle, translating into MDDPGRMMGHTGGGLMAPQPYGMTPQNEAPAGNENEPRKQDIGEILQQIMNITDQSLDEAQARKHTLNCHRMKPALFSVLCEIKEKTVLSLRNTQEEEPPDPQLMRLDNMLIAEGVAGPEKGGGAGAAASGSAAAQAGQPDNAIEHSDYRAKLAQIRQIYHQELEKYEQACNEFTTHVMNLLREQSRTRPITPKEIERMVQIIHKKFSSIQMQLKQSTCEAVMILRSRFLDARRKRRNFSKQASEILNEYFYSHLSNPYPSEEAKEELARKCGITVSQVSNWFGNKRIRYKKNIGKAQEEANLYAAKKAAGASPYSGTPTPMMSPAPPQDSMGYSMGSAYDQSSAYDASSCGYDPMHAQELSP; encoded by the exons ATGGATGATCCTGGAAGAATGATGGGTCATACCGGGGGCGGTTTGATGGCTCCACAACCGTATGGGATGACCCCGCAGAACGAAGCTCCCGCTGGAAACGAAAATGAGCCCCGTAAACAGGACATCGGCGAGATTCTACAGCAAATCATGAACATTACCGATCAAAGTTTAGACGAAGCCCAAGCAAGGAAACATACTTTGAATTGCCATCGGATGAAACCAGCGTTATTTTCG GTATTGtgtgaaataaaagaaaagacagtgTTGTCACTAAGAAATACTCAAGAAGAAGAACCACCAGATCCACAACTAATGAGACTAGACAACATGTTGATTGCAGAAGGAGTTGCAGGTCCTGAAAAGGGAGGAGGTGCCGGTGCTGCAGCTTCTGGATCAGCTGCTGCTCAAGCTGGACAACCCGACAATGCTATTGAACACTCAGATTATAGAGCTAAGTTGGCACAAATTAGACAAATTTACCATCAA GAATTGGAGAAATACGAACAGGCTTGTAATGAATTTACAACTCATGTAATGAACCTACTTAGAGAACAGAGTCGCACTAGACCAATTACTCCTAAAGAAATAGAAAGGATGGTTCAGATCATTCACAAAAAATTCAGTTCTATTCAAATGCAGCTGAAGCAATCTACTTGTGAGGCTGTCATGATACTTAG ATCTAGGTTTTTGGATGCCAGAAGAAAGAGACGTAATTTTAGTAAACAAGCATCTGAAATTTTGAACGAATATTTCTATTCACATTTATCCAATCCTTATCCCAGTGAAGAAGCTAAGGAGGAACTTGCCAGGAAGTGTGGAATCACAGTCAGTCAG gtatcaAATTGGTTTGGTAACAAGCGGATCCGCTACAAAAAGAACATCGGCAAGGCACAGGAAGAGGCAAATTTATATGCAGCTAAAAAGGCGGCGGGGGCTTCGCCGTACAGCGGCACGCCGACTCCCATGATGTCGCCGGCGCCGCCGCAAGACTCGATGGGATACTCCATGGGCTCCGCGTACGATCAGAGCTCCGCATACGACGCCAGTAGTTGCGGATACGATCCCATGCACGCTCAAGAACTATCTCCGTAA